The following are encoded in a window of Clostridia bacterium genomic DNA:
- a CDS encoding cell wall metabolism sensor histidine kinase WalK: MFKTIFSKLIAIFVAILLVSFSVAGVMLYYFLSDFVLKEKVSVLDKSAEKLNSFLKIYVENQNNQLTAVIFNEILESYSSSTLSLIWVVNAEGKLIFNVSGVFGQTIENHVKKQITDQSGILRLPDERQYKEVMAGKKEYIQENGDFYGLFKDTQVPWLTIEKPFKYIDNNGKEKVLGAVYLSTPIPEVLGVRTSVIKLFLISVSIAILVSIILVYIFSRRISKPLKQIRNAAKIIAGGEFHERLDIKSQDEVGELARSFNQMAVALQNLEEMRRGFIANVSHELRTPMTSIRGFIDGILDGVIPPEKHADYLKIVRDETSRLNRLVNDLLDLARMEAGETKLTLKNFDINELIRRCIIKLEAIIERKGILVEASFEEEDMLVNADADAIERVIINLVHNAIKFTDEKGKISLSTYSQKGKIYVSVQDTGIGIEKDELNLIWDRFYKSDKSRGKDKTGTGLGLAIIKNIVNEHKQEIWVESEVGEGTRFTFTLDKRVDSE; this comes from the coding sequence ATGTTTAAAACCATATTCAGCAAGCTTATTGCCATATTTGTTGCAATACTGCTTGTGAGTTTTTCTGTTGCAGGGGTAATGCTTTACTATTTTCTTAGTGATTTTGTACTGAAGGAAAAGGTAAGTGTACTGGACAAAAGCGCTGAGAAATTAAATTCATTCCTGAAAATATATGTCGAAAATCAGAATAATCAGCTTACGGCCGTTATTTTCAATGAAATTCTGGAATCATACAGTTCAAGTACCTTATCACTGATTTGGGTAGTAAATGCTGAAGGAAAATTGATTTTTAATGTTTCAGGCGTATTTGGACAGACTATCGAAAATCATGTAAAAAAGCAGATTACTGACCAGTCCGGGATACTGAGGCTTCCGGATGAAAGGCAGTATAAGGAAGTAATGGCGGGTAAGAAGGAATATATTCAGGAAAACGGTGATTTTTACGGGCTCTTCAAGGATACTCAAGTACCGTGGCTGACTATAGAAAAACCATTTAAGTATATTGACAATAACGGTAAGGAAAAAGTACTGGGTGCCGTATACTTAAGCACCCCGATACCGGAAGTTCTCGGTGTGAGGACTTCAGTGATAAAGCTGTTCCTCATTTCCGTATCTATTGCCATATTGGTTTCTATAATATTGGTTTATATTTTTTCAAGAAGAATTTCCAAACCTCTTAAACAAATAAGAAATGCAGCCAAAATAATTGCGGGCGGTGAATTTCACGAAAGACTGGATATCAAATCGCAGGATGAAGTCGGAGAACTTGCCAGGAGCTTTAATCAGATGGCGGTTGCATTGCAGAATCTTGAGGAGATGCGTAGAGGCTTTATTGCAAATGTTTCGCATGAATTAAGAACACCAATGACCTCTATAAGAGGCTTTATTGACGGTATACTTGATGGAGTAATACCACCGGAAAAACATGCTGATTATCTGAAAATTGTAAGAGATGAAACAAGCAGGTTGAACAGGCTGGTAAATGACTTGCTTGATCTTGCAAGAATGGAGGCAGGAGAAACAAAGCTGACACTTAAAAACTTTGATATAAATGAACTCATAAGAAGATGCATTATTAAGCTTGAAGCCATAATTGAACGAAAAGGCATACTGGTTGAAGCCAGCTTTGAGGAAGAAGACATGTTGGTAAACGCTGATGCTGATGCTATCGAAAGAGTGATAATAAATCTTGTGCATAATGCAATCAAGTTTACTGATGAAAAAGGAAAGATATCTCTTAGCACTTATTCGCAGAAAGGTAAAATATATGTATCTGTTCAAGATACGGGAATCGGCATTGAAAAAGATGAGCTGAACCTGATATGGGACAGATTCTACAAATCCGATAAGTCTAGAGGAAAGGATAAGACCGGCACCGGATTGGGACTTGCTATTATTAAAAACATAGTAAATGAGCATAAACAGGAAATATGGGTTGAAAGTGAAGTAGGTGAAGGGACCAGGTTTACGTTTACACTGGATAAACGTGTGGATTCGGAATAA
- a CDS encoding trypsin-like peptidase domain-containing protein → MENFEKNENVISDANIDSDTISYNSKGENLGTENTAAGTNQGSYFQQNAAFANNSYSSGSNDRNDSYKTPSFYTERYKKTNGKKGISLLQLILASLMSAILGGALVGVVLVFVPSAVQPTVKSYFGNFIPGKQTAAQNNSSVLKKVEIEKTDSPVSAIAEKVSPSIVGIRVESGRVQDFFGFGAQQPASEGSGIIIKSDGYIMTNNHVVAGAIDSSTGTLNKGAKIEVILPNQINKPYIAQVVGRDAKTDLAVLKINATGLPAAELGNSDELKVGELAVAIGNPGGLEFMGSVTVGVISGVNRTISAEDNSELKLIQTDASINPGNSGGALVNSKGQIVGVNSSKIVAQGFEGLGFAIPINKAKEITDSLIEFKYVKGRPLLGVTIDQEFTEEMAKQYNVPFGLLVSGVTPFSGANKAGVQKNDIIVKFDGKKITTFNELENLKNKHKPGEEVEMEVYRYSDEKYHKLKIVLGENKN, encoded by the coding sequence ATGGAAAATTTTGAAAAGAATGAAAACGTAATTAGTGATGCAAATATTGACAGCGATACCATCAGTTATAACTCAAAGGGTGAGAATCTAGGCACAGAAAACACAGCTGCTGGCACAAATCAGGGCAGTTATTTCCAGCAGAATGCTGCTTTTGCAAATAATTCATATTCTAGTGGCAGCAATGACAGGAATGATAGTTACAAAACTCCATCTTTCTATACGGAGAGGTATAAAAAAACAAATGGGAAGAAAGGAATCAGCCTGCTTCAGTTAATACTGGCATCCTTGATGAGTGCAATTTTGGGAGGGGCACTAGTGGGGGTAGTTCTGGTGTTTGTACCTTCAGCTGTACAGCCTACAGTAAAAAGCTATTTTGGAAATTTCATCCCTGGTAAGCAAACTGCTGCACAGAATAATTCCAGTGTACTGAAAAAAGTTGAAATTGAAAAAACCGATTCACCTGTTTCTGCTATAGCAGAAAAAGTAAGCCCTTCAATAGTAGGTATCAGGGTAGAATCAGGCAGAGTTCAGGATTTCTTTGGATTTGGTGCGCAACAGCCTGCTTCCGAGGGGTCAGGAATAATTATAAAAAGTGACGGATATATAATGACAAATAACCATGTTGTTGCAGGAGCTATAGATTCTTCTACGGGTACACTTAATAAAGGAGCTAAAATCGAGGTAATTCTTCCAAATCAGATAAACAAACCGTACATTGCACAGGTTGTAGGGCGTGATGCAAAAACCGACCTCGCTGTTCTAAAAATAAATGCTACAGGTTTGCCTGCGGCAGAGTTGGGCAACTCGGATGAGTTGAAAGTCGGGGAGCTTGCTGTTGCTATCGGTAATCCCGGTGGTTTGGAGTTTATGGGTTCTGTAACGGTAGGAGTTATCAGTGGAGTGAATAGAACAATTTCTGCTGAGGATAACAGTGAGCTAAAACTAATTCAGACTGATGCATCCATTAATCCCGGAAACAGCGGCGGAGCACTTGTAAACTCAAAGGGACAGATTGTAGGTGTGAATAGCTCAAAGATCGTCGCACAGGGCTTTGAGGGGTTAGGATTTGCAATTCCCATCAACAAGGCAAAGGAAATTACAGACAGCCTGATTGAGTTTAAATATGTAAAAGGAAGACCATTACTTGGAGTGACTATAGACCAGGAATTCACTGAAGAAATGGCAAAGCAGTATAATGTTCCTTTTGGTCTGCTGGTTAGCGGCGTAACGCCTTTTAGTGGTGCAAACAAGGCTGGGGTGCAAAAAAATGATATTATAGTAAAATTTGACGGGAAAAAGATTACTACTTTCAATGAACTTGAAAACCTGAAGAATAAACACAAACCAGGGGAAGAAGTAGAAATGGAAGTATACAGGTATTCCGACGAAAAATATCATAAGCTGAAGATAGTGCTTGGTGAGAACAAGAATTAA
- a CDS encoding 3D domain-containing protein yields MSDDEASETCKPQGSKGKYKRKSLRRIINAYFFVVCVLFMLLAAMCYNNLSLYNKYASMELQYTGVFNNVKAIKDDRHALDMKRKELVEENEHLEEKYERISRENQEILKSIEEIKRKNAELMKKNKELMDDNIALQNTLKMAASVGIKPQSFTKFTGFSSRGEVERGTYVGKFTGTAYTPSRKECGNNNGITNSGKPIIPGISLAIDGKHWPFGTIFYIKGLGYAVAMDSGSAIKGKHRFDFAVFDKKFAKMLGVRKWDVYLVKLGNGKVDKIDFLT; encoded by the coding sequence ATGAGTGACGATGAGGCCTCAGAAACATGCAAGCCTCAAGGAAGTAAAGGAAAGTATAAACGAAAGTCGTTAAGAAGAATCATAAACGCATATTTTTTTGTAGTATGTGTTCTTTTTATGCTATTGGCGGCCATGTGCTACAACAACCTCTCATTGTACAACAAATATGCAAGCATGGAATTGCAGTATACAGGGGTATTCAATAATGTGAAGGCGATAAAGGATGACAGGCATGCTCTTGATATGAAAAGAAAGGAACTTGTAGAAGAGAATGAACACTTGGAAGAAAAGTATGAAAGAATAAGCAGAGAAAACCAGGAAATTTTAAAATCGATAGAAGAAATAAAACGTAAAAATGCAGAGCTTATGAAGAAAAATAAAGAGCTTATGGATGATAATATCGCTCTGCAAAACACTCTAAAAATGGCTGCTTCAGTAGGAATAAAGCCTCAAAGCTTTACCAAATTTACCGGATTTTCATCCAGGGGTGAAGTCGAAAGGGGAACTTATGTAGGTAAATTTACCGGTACTGCGTATACACCAAGCAGGAAAGAATGTGGAAATAATAATGGTATTACCAATTCAGGAAAGCCGATTATACCGGGAATATCTCTTGCTATCGACGGAAAACACTGGCCTTTTGGAACGATATTTTATATCAAGGGACTGGGTTATGCGGTTGCCATGGATTCAGGAAGTGCTATAAAAGGGAAGCACAGGTTTGACTTTGCGGTATTTGATAAAAAGTTTGCAAAAATGCTTGGTGTAAGAAAATGGGATGTATATCTTGTAAAGCTGGGAAATGGAAAAGTAGATAAAATAGATTTCTTAACCTGA
- a CDS encoding spore germination protein produces the protein MQNFKKILASMLLFEEPKKVEKFILKENELIQEEDEKTEVKAKNDKESKKKEPAKIKKLIDDDENSSDMQDKKGIKVRGEDNIEKEETEEKASEISKKLSENLTYMKRVYNVPTNGDIIIREFDITVKDRSISAFMIFIDGMTDRKVINDNILQPLMLLSNLETKGDLKSISEYIRKNIMPFNQVKEVKQYQKIVDDVNFGGCGIFVDGMDSALTADVKGWGARGIERPNTELVIRGPQEGFNETLRTSTALVRKRLKDEDLIVENMEIGKRSKTPISMMYIKDIANKSLVDEVRRRLKSIKVDYINESGELEQFIEDNTLLPSPQIISTERPDRVATMLIDGKVAVAVHGSPFVLVMPTTVHTLIQSPEDAYLRFPYGTMLRFIRLLGILLSLLLPGIYVAITNYHHEMIPTDLLFAIEAAREKVPFPSVVEILIMEIAFELIREAGIRIPGPIGPTLGIIGALILGQAAVEANIVSPILIIVVAVTGIGSFAIPNFSLAFGFRIVRFAYIFLGALAGFLGITTGLFLQGMWFVSAKSFGIPFLAPFGPRTNGTVFDTLLRLPIWKQEYRPDYISPKAKRKQPHISREWKDDGNREGKENE, from the coding sequence GTGCAGAATTTTAAAAAGATTTTGGCCAGCATGCTTTTATTTGAAGAACCTAAAAAAGTTGAGAAATTCATACTAAAAGAGAATGAGCTCATACAGGAAGAAGATGAAAAAACTGAGGTGAAAGCAAAAAATGACAAGGAAAGCAAAAAGAAGGAGCCGGCAAAAATAAAAAAACTCATTGACGACGATGAAAACTCATCGGATATGCAGGATAAAAAAGGTATCAAAGTGAGGGGTGAAGATAATATAGAGAAGGAAGAGACAGAGGAAAAAGCTTCAGAAATAAGCAAGAAGCTTTCTGAAAACCTGACCTATATGAAGAGGGTATATAATGTTCCTACGAATGGGGATATCATCATAAGAGAATTTGACATTACTGTAAAGGATAGGTCTATAAGCGCATTTATGATATTCATCGATGGGATGACCGACAGGAAAGTCATAAACGATAATATCCTTCAGCCTTTAATGCTGCTTTCGAATTTAGAAACCAAAGGAGATCTGAAAAGTATTTCTGAATACATAAGAAAGAACATAATGCCTTTTAATCAGGTAAAGGAAGTAAAGCAATACCAAAAAATTGTTGATGATGTAAATTTCGGTGGATGCGGTATCTTTGTCGATGGTATGGACAGTGCATTAACTGCTGATGTCAAGGGGTGGGGAGCCAGAGGCATAGAAAGGCCTAACACCGAGTTAGTGATAAGGGGGCCTCAGGAAGGCTTTAACGAAACTTTAAGGACAAGTACTGCACTTGTGAGAAAGCGCTTGAAGGATGAAGACCTGATAGTAGAAAACATGGAAATAGGAAAGAGAAGCAAAACTCCTATTTCCATGATGTATATAAAGGATATTGCAAACAAATCTCTTGTCGATGAGGTACGGCGGAGACTAAAAAGTATAAAAGTAGACTATATTAACGAATCCGGTGAGCTTGAACAGTTCATTGAAGATAATACCCTTCTTCCATCTCCACAGATTATTTCTACCGAGAGACCGGACAGGGTAGCTACAATGCTTATAGACGGCAAAGTGGCTGTAGCTGTTCATGGCAGCCCGTTTGTACTGGTAATGCCTACTACAGTGCACACACTTATACAGTCTCCAGAAGATGCATATCTGAGATTTCCATATGGAACAATGCTAAGATTTATCAGGTTGCTTGGCATATTGCTCTCTCTTCTGCTTCCTGGAATATATGTAGCTATTACAAATTATCATCACGAGATGATACCTACGGATTTGCTGTTTGCTATAGAAGCTGCAAGGGAAAAGGTGCCTTTCCCTTCTGTAGTAGAGATACTTATAATGGAAATTGCCTTTGAGCTTATTCGTGAAGCAGGTATTAGGATTCCGGGTCCCATAGGCCCTACACTGGGCATAATCGGTGCTCTGATATTGGGACAGGCGGCTGTTGAGGCAAACATTGTAAGTCCGATTCTCATAATTGTGGTTGCTGTTACAGGAATAGGTTCCTTTGCTATACCAAATTTTTCGCTGGCCTTCGGCTTCAGGATAGTAAGGTTTGCTTATATATTCCTTGGAGCATTAGCAGGTTTTCTTGGAATTACTACGGGATTATTTCTCCAGGGAATGTGGTTTGTAAGCGCAAAATCCTTTGGTATCCCGTTTCTGGCACCTTTTGGCCCGAGGACAAACGGTACTGTTTTTGATACACTTCTCAGACTGCCGATCTGGAAGCAGGAATACAGGCCTGACTATATAAGTCCTAAAGCTAAAAGAAAGCAGCCACATATTAGCAGAGAGTGGAAAGATGACGGCAACAGGGAGGGTAAAGAGAATGAGTAA
- a CDS encoding spore germination protein: protein MSNNITFGRWEAVAILVNLIITQIVLGFPRSMVETAGTAGWMVPVYVTAIALISFAIISKLYSRFEGKDLIDIAEETGGNILRIIIGLIFASYIAFAITVVLREFCEDMKIVALPVSPISFVTLFFVTGMIAAAYLGIEPIVRFSSIIIPVIIGGLLIILIGVAPAFDILNLTPVLGTGPVDIFGKGFLKLSIFSAVSLIFFIAPFIKTKKNFRSVGYITIIISGILFLITTVVYILVYPFPIGVERFLPIYQLARLINYGRFFQRIESVFVLIWATSAFIYLGMGFFLILHILRKTFKLEYYKPLIIPMAILVFTCSLLPPNLMTALELEHAYFRNYIWIVTFAIPILLLYSAGLVKKSRKRKEAGK, encoded by the coding sequence ATGAGTAATAATATTACATTTGGGAGATGGGAGGCTGTAGCCATCCTTGTAAATCTTATAATAACACAGATAGTACTGGGTTTTCCAAGGTCAATGGTTGAGACGGCAGGAACAGCGGGGTGGATGGTGCCTGTATACGTGACTGCCATTGCTTTGATATCTTTTGCAATAATTTCGAAGCTTTATTCCCGGTTTGAAGGCAAGGATTTAATAGATATTGCCGAGGAGACAGGCGGAAATATTTTAAGAATTATTATAGGATTAATATTTGCCTCATACATAGCCTTTGCTATTACGGTTGTACTCAGAGAGTTTTGTGAGGATATGAAGATAGTGGCCCTTCCTGTTTCACCTATAAGCTTTGTCACACTTTTTTTTGTAACAGGGATGATAGCAGCGGCTTACCTGGGTATCGAGCCTATAGTCAGATTCAGTTCGATTATTATCCCGGTAATAATAGGAGGTTTGCTTATTATTCTGATAGGTGTTGCGCCTGCATTTGATATACTAAATCTCACACCGGTATTAGGTACTGGACCTGTTGACATATTTGGCAAGGGTTTTCTTAAACTTTCGATATTTTCTGCTGTATCCCTGATATTTTTTATTGCACCCTTTATAAAAACCAAAAAGAATTTTAGATCAGTAGGATATATAACTATTATAATTTCCGGTATCCTGTTTCTCATAACAACAGTTGTCTACATACTCGTATATCCCTTTCCAATAGGTGTCGAAAGGTTTTTACCCATATACCAGCTGGCAAGACTGATAAATTACGGCAGATTTTTTCAAAGGATTGAGTCGGTATTTGTACTGATATGGGCAACCTCTGCATTTATTTATTTGGGCATGGGCTTCTTCCTGATACTTCATATATTGAGAAAAACCTTTAAACTGGAGTATTACAAGCCATTAATCATTCCTATGGCTATACTTGTATTTACATGCAGTCTCCTTCCCCCAAACCTCATGACAGCATTGGAACTTGAGCATGCCTATTTCAGAAACTATATCTGGATTGTTACATTTGCTATTCCTATTTTACTGCTTTATTCAGCCGGTTTGGTGAAGAAATCCAGGAAGAGGAAGGAGGCAGGAAAATGA
- a CDS encoding Ger(x)C family spore germination protein, with translation MIRFNRMISILIITLFLGGILSSCYDRREIDDLAYIISIGIDKGKTNKLKMTLQIAVPKAIGGNGGGGGEGGNEAVEMVTLETPTIYSGMNMANNLVSRQLNISHTKLMVFSKEFAKEGMQDIINALPRGREARPSLYIAVSKGSAEEFIKAVNPKIEVNPAKYYELMFQSHKYTAFTARSDFYRFYTGMKALYTQPVAILAGVNRYESSGDFDVAHSSAGEKGRVQPLEGDFKAGSIPRESKLKSEIMGLAVFKGGKMVGELDGEETTFYTMVTGEFNRAFITIHDPIEKEKFVILDTKKSRRPQYKVEVKDNKPHITVRIKLEADIQVIQSGRNYEDTENTGILEEAYEGYVREGVARFLNRTAKEFESDICGFGKEVKAKMLTWEQWHDYRWLEKYKDSSFEVEVDLKIRRPGLVIRSSPIEK, from the coding sequence ATGATCAGGTTTAATAGGATGATTTCAATACTGATTATTACACTGTTTTTGGGAGGTATACTTTCAAGCTGCTATGATCGCAGAGAGATAGATGATTTGGCATATATCATATCTATAGGCATTGATAAAGGGAAAACCAACAAGCTGAAAATGACTCTGCAAATAGCTGTTCCTAAAGCTATTGGTGGCAATGGAGGAGGCGGGGGCGAAGGTGGGAATGAAGCCGTAGAAATGGTCACTTTGGAGACTCCTACCATTTATTCTGGAATGAATATGGCTAATAACCTTGTCAGCAGACAGCTTAATATTTCCCATACCAAGTTGATGGTTTTTTCAAAGGAGTTTGCAAAGGAGGGGATGCAGGACATTATCAATGCCTTGCCAAGAGGCAGAGAAGCCAGACCTAGTCTCTATATAGCGGTTTCCAAAGGATCAGCAGAAGAATTTATTAAGGCCGTTAATCCAAAGATAGAGGTAAACCCGGCAAAATACTATGAACTGATGTTTCAATCCCATAAATATACTGCTTTTACTGCACGTTCTGACTTTTACAGATTTTATACCGGTATGAAGGCTCTGTATACACAACCTGTTGCAATACTTGCAGGCGTAAACAGGTATGAATCCTCAGGTGATTTTGATGTCGCACATTCGTCAGCCGGTGAAAAGGGCAGAGTTCAGCCCCTGGAAGGAGATTTTAAGGCTGGGAGCATTCCAAGAGAAAGCAAGCTTAAGTCTGAAATTATGGGACTGGCTGTATTCAAAGGCGGAAAAATGGTAGGTGAACTGGATGGCGAGGAAACCACCTTTTATACTATGGTCACTGGTGAGTTTAACAGAGCGTTTATTACAATACATGATCCTATAGAAAAAGAAAAATTTGTAATACTTGATACTAAAAAGAGCAGAAGACCTCAATACAAAGTGGAAGTAAAAGACAATAAACCTCACATCACTGTAAGGATAAAGCTGGAAGCAGATATACAGGTCATACAGAGCGGAAGAAACTACGAAGATACTGAAAATACAGGTATACTCGAGGAGGCTTATGAGGGTTATGTCAGAGAAGGAGTAGCCAGATTCCTTAACAGGACAGCCAAAGAGTTTGAAAGTGATATTTGTGGTTTTGGAAAAGAAGTAAAAGCAAAAATGCTTACATGGGAGCAATGGCATGACTACAGATGGCTGGAAAAATACAAGGATTCCTCGTTTGAAGTTGAGGTGGACCTGAAAATAAGAAGACCCGGGCTTGTTATACGTTCTTCACCGATAGAAAAATAG